The DNA region NNNNNNNNNNNNNNNNNNNNNNNNNNNNNNNNNNNNNNNNNNNNNNNNNNNNNNNNNNNNNNNNNNNNNNNNNNNNNNNNNNNNNNNNNNNNNNNNNNNNNNNNNNNNNNNNNNNNNNNNNNNNNNNNNNNNNNNNNNNNNNNNNNNNNNNNNNNNNNNNNNNNNNNNNNNNNNNNNNNNNNNNNNNNNNNNNNNNNNNNNNNNNNNNNNNNNNNNNNNNNNNNNNNNNNNNNNNNNNNNNNNNNNNNNNNNNNNNNNNNNNNNNNNNNNNNNNNNNNNNNNNNNNNNNNNNNNNNNNNNNNNNNNNNNNccccccccccccccctcgccctctctctctgtttaccaaaaaaatgtcaGATTTTTAGGTGGATTCCACATTTCGGATTTGCTAATTTTCCCCaatcgtttctttttctttctctgtcaCTATTATTTCTGGACAATCAATCATCTAGgggttttctcttctcttgttcaTCCATCATCCTGGATGTTTGCTTTTGGATAAGAAATTACACTCTGATATGTTTTTTATCCGTTAGATTGTGGTATCAGATATGCCCcaattttctctgtttaaagCTTTGTCTTTTGATTCATTATGCTCATCATACTTGAAAGATATTAGTTTGACCCTTTTGAGGAAGCTTTTTGTATTGGTCTGGTTTTGAGTTATGGTTTACTTGCTCTTACTGTGTTTAGTGGTCTTTGTTGCAGCAAAGCAGATATGGACTCAGCCAATTATCAATGGCACACCTCCTCCTCCTAGGGATAGTCACAGCTGTACAACCGTCGGAGACaacttgtttgtgtttggtggtACTGATGGAATAAAACCTCTTAACGATTTGCACATTCTAGATACTTGTAAGctttttctttgtgtatttCAAGTTTTTGACTTGTCTTTGTTTTGAAGAAGTCATCATcacttgatttgtttgtttgtttcctttttctgttTGCAGCTTCACATACTTGGAGATGCCCGAGTGTTAGGGGAGAGGGACCTGAGGCAAGAGAAGGTCATAGCGCTACGTTGGTTGGTAAAAGGCTGTTTGTCTTTGGTGGCTGTGGGAAATCTTCTAATATTAATGACGAAATCTATTATAATGACCTTTACGTACTTAATACAGGTACTGTTTTGTTCATAGCTTTTTTCATTTGACATGTGAATTTTTTCCATATTACCATTTCTTATGCGTTGATAAGAAATCTTAGATAGATTCTAAAACATAAACAAGTAAAAGTTAACTGGCTTTACGTTTTTGTAGAGACTTTTGTGTGGAAACGTGCTGTTACAATGGGGAATCCTCCATCTGCGCGGGATAGCCACTCTTGCGCCTCGTGGAAGAACAAAATTGTTGTAATAGGTGGTGAAGATGGACATGACTACTATCTGTCTGATGTTCATATCCTTGATACAGGTGAAAAAGCATTCTTAAATCCATNNNNNNNNNNNNNNNNNNNNNNNNNNNNNNNNNNNNNNNNNNNNNNNNNNNNNNNNNNNNNNNNNNNNNNNNNNNNNNNNNNNNNNNNNNNNNNNNNNNNNNNNNNNNNNNNNNNNNNNNNNNNNNNNNNNNNNNNNNNNNNNNNNNNNNNNNNNNNNNNNNNNNNNNNNNNNNNNNNNNNNNNNNNNNNNNNNNNNNNNNNNNNNNNNNNNNNNNNNNNNNNNNNNNNNNNNNNNNNNNNNNNNNNNNNNNNNNNNNNNNNNNNNNNNNNNNNNNNNNNNNNNNNNNNNNNNNNNNNNNNNNNNNNNNNNNNNNNNNNNNNNNNNNNNNNNNNNNNNNNNNNNNNNNNNNNNNNNNNNNNNNNNNNNNNNNNNNNNNNNNNNNNNNNNNNNNNNNNNNNNNNNNNNNNNNNNNNNNNNNNNNNNNNNNNNNNNNNNNNNNNNNNNNNNNNNNNNNNNNNNNNNNNNNNNNNNNNNNNNNNNNNNNNNNNNNNNNNNNNNNNNNNNNNNNNNNNNNNNNNNNNNNNNNNNNNNNNNNNNNNNNNNNNNNNNNNNNNNNNNNNNNNNNNNNNNNNNNNNNNNNNNNNNNNNNNNNNNNNNNNNNNNNNNNNNNNNNNNNNNNNNNNNNNNNNNNNNNNNNNNNNNNNNNNNNNNNNNNNNNNNNNNNNNNNNNNNNNNNNNNNNNNNNNNNNNNNNNNNNNNNNNNNNNNNNNNNNNNNNNNNNNNNNNNNNNNNNNNNNNNNNNNNNNNNNNNNNNNNNNNNNNNNNNNNNNNNNNNNNNNNNNNNNNNNNNNNNNNNNNNNNNNNNNNNNNNNNNNNNNNNNNNNNNNNNNNNNNNNNNNNNNNNNNNNNNNNNNNNNNNNNNNNNNNNNNNNNNNNNNNNNNNNNNNNNNNNNNNNNNNNNNNNNNNNNNNNNNNNNNNNNNNNNNNNNNNNNNNNNNNNNNNNNNNNNNNNNNNNNNNNNNNNNNNNNNNNNNNNNNNNNNNNNNNNNNNNNNNNNNNNNNNNNNNNNNNNNNNNNNNNNNNNNNNNNNNNNNNNNNNNNNNNNNNNNNNNNNNNNNNNNNNNNNNNNNNNNNNNNNNNNNNNNNNNNNNNNNNNNNNNNNNNNNNNNNNNNNNNNNNNNNNNNNNNNNNNNNNNNNNNNNNNNNNNNNNNNNNNNNNNNNNNNNNNNNNNNNNNNNNNNNNNNNNNNNNNNNNNNNNNNNNNNNNNNNNNNNNNNNNNNNNNNNNNNNNNNNNNNNNNNNNNNNNNNNNNNNNNNNNNNNNNNNNNNNNNNNNNNNNNNNNNNNNNNNNNNNNNNNNNNNNNNNNNNNNNNNNNNNNNNNNNNNNNNNNNNNNNNNNNNNNNNNNNNNNNNNNNNNNNNNNNNNNNNNNNNNNNNNNNNNNNNNNNNNNNNNNNNNNNNNNNNNNNNNNNNNNNNNNNNNNNNNNNNNNNNNNNNNNNNNNNNNNNNNNNNNNNNNNNNNNNNNNNNNNNNNNNNNNNNNNNNNNNNNNNNNNNNNNNNNNNNNNNNNNNNNNNNNNNNNNNNNNNNNNNNNNNNNNNNNNNNNNNNNNNNNNNNNNNNNNNNNNNNNNNNNNNNNNNNNNNNNNNNNNNNNNNNNNNNNNNNNNNNNNNNNNNNNNNNNNNNNNNNNNNNNNNNNNNNNNNNNNNNNNNNNNNNNNNNNNNNNNNNNNNNNNNNNNNNNNNNNNNNNNNNNNNNNNNNNNNNNNNNNNNNNNNNNNNNNTTCCGTTAATAGGTCTTGGCTACGATGCTAGATTTGATCAGAATGTAGGGAGGTTGTCTTTAAAGAAGCAACTGAAGATGAAATGCCAAGAACAAAGTAATGCAAGTTCCTTATACGATCAATCACTTGTCAGAATCAATATGGATCATCAAGGTGTGTTTAGGCAAAATTAGATTGAAACATACAAATGTAGCATTTTTATGTAGCAGTAAATCACTAGTTTGTGTATATGCATACTTTTATTGTAGGAAGAGGGAATTTTGGTGTGAACTCGGGCCAATTTAATGAAGGAAAGATGATGTTTCAAGCCCGCATAACTGAGAATTACCAAGTTGGTTACACTATAGAAACTATGATTGATGGAAAACTGCTTCgtggtgttttgttttcaaacaagCATAGCTCCGTTCTGGCGACCGATCAAAGCTTTAGTAGGTGAGTGGTTAAATTAATCATCTTCTTTTCGGGGTTTTCAGTTGGGTACATTGTTTTGTGATCAATTTTTTGTGGTACAGAAAGAGGCCAGCTATGTCGAACGGCGATCAGGACAACAGATCAAAGATATCAAGAACTTTGATCCAGGGTCAAGCTGATGCTATGGAAACCAAAGTTTCTCCATCAAACGGCTTGGAGGCTGGTATTGATAACATCAGCAACCCTCCGGATGTTATTGTAAACACGTTGGCAGTGGCACCACATGCAACTGAAATGGCTATTGTTTCATTTGATGCCAAGAACCAAGTTGCAACTCAACCCGATATGGTGCCTTTCTAAGAACCTGACTTTAGtaacttctttcttttaaaatgtcaattatgaaatttattgatTGTATATTACTGAAAATCTTTGTGCAGGGAACTGTANCTTTTTTGTGTTTGGAGGGTTTACGGATGCTCAGAATCTTTACGATGACCTCTATGTGCTTGATGTCGGTATGTAACTGAAGCATCATTTAATAGCAATATATAATACTTCTGAGGTAGATTGGCTTTGGTCCTTTTTCTCTACAAAAGTAAGGACCTGCCCTATTTTCTTGCNCCTGGAGAGTCATAGCTACAAAAACAAAGGTgggttaatgtttttttttaagtcctTGTGATCGAGCCAATAAACTACACAAGAACAGAAGAAGCCGTTGCATCTAGA from Camelina sativa cultivar DH55 chromosome 3, Cs, whole genome shotgun sequence includes:
- the LOC104740559 gene encoding rab9 effector protein with kelch motifs (The sequence of the model RefSeq protein was modified relative to this genomic sequence to represent the inferred CDS: added 318 bases not found in genome assembly), with protein sequence MRWERVRQQQQQVGLGQSYSGPGKRWGHTCNAIKGGSFLYVFGGYGRDNCQTNQVHVFDAAKQIWTQPIINGTPPPPRDSHSCTTVGDNLFVFGGTDGIKPLNDLHILDTSSHTWRCPSVRGEGPEAREGHSATLVGKRLFVFGGCGKSSNINDEIYYNDLYVLNTETFVWKRAVTMGNPPSARDSHSCASWKNKIVVIGGEDGHDYYLSDVHILDTDTLIWKELNTSGQLLTPRAGHVSVSLGRNFFVFGGFTDAQNLYDDLYVLDVETCVWSKVLTMGEGPSARFSSAGACLDPHKAGFLVIVGGCNKNLEALDDMFYLHTGLGYDARFDQNVGRLSLKKQLKMKCQEQSNASSLYDQSLVRINMDHQGRGNFGVNSGQFNEGKMMFQARITENYQVGYTIETMIDGKLLRGVLFSNKHSSVLATDQSFSRKRPAMSNGDQDNRSKISRTLIQGQADAMETKVSPSNGLEAGIDNISNPPDVIVNTLAVAPHATEMAIVSFDAKNQVATQPDMVPF